A segment of the Campylobacter concisus genome:
GGCAAAATTTTCTCACCAGTTAGCAAATTTATCTCATTTAAGATTTGCTCCATTTTGTTTTTGTATTCAAGCTGCGTGCTATTAGCTAAGTAATATTTAGCTCTTACATTTTCAAGCTCATCTTTTGCGGCAAGGCCTGCTTTATTTGCCTTTTCAAGCTTATCTAAAACACCTTTTAAAAAATTTGCTTGAGCTTGCTTGGCTGTGATTATATTTTCAAGTGCTGCTGCATTAAAATATAAATTTATAGCCTTAAATGCAAGGTAGTTTTTAGCTTCATCACTAGCGATCACGGCTTTGTTTTTTAAAAGCTGGCTCATCTTTAGCCTAGCCTCTCTAGCCCCGCCATCATATAGTAAAAAATCAATTCTAGCTAGCACACCGGCTGACTCTTTAGCAACTACACTTGGAAAAGTGCTTGCATTTTTGCCGTATGAGCCCTCAAGGCTAAGGCTTGGTAAATAGGCGCTAACAGTAGCCTCATCGCTCAAATTTGCTCTTTTTGACTCAAGCTCTTTGATCTTTGAAATTTCATTTTGCGTTGCTTTGTTTGCGATCACACTTAAATTTGAACCAAGCAAAAATACCGGCAAAAAAATGAATAAAAAATTTTTCATTAGTGAAAGCTTTTTACAAGATTTCCTATTAGTAAATTCCAGCCATCAACAAGCACGAATATGAGCAGTTTAAATGGTAGTGAGATCATGACAGGAGGAAGCATCATCATACCCATAGCCATTAGCACTGAGCTTACGACCATGTCGATGACAAGAAATGGCAAATAGAGCAAAAACGCTATCTCAAAAGATGTCTTTAGCTCACTTATCATAAAAGCTGACATTGCGATACTTAGCGGTATCTCTTCAATATTTGCTGGATTTTGTAAATTTCTAATCCTAAAGAAAAGCGCAAGGTCTTTTTCTCTTGTATTTTTTACCATAAATTCTTTAAATGGCTTTAAGCTCTTATCAAGCATCTCCTCATAGCCTATCTGCTCAGCTATATAAGGCTTTATGCCATCATTATAGCTCTTTTGCCCAACTGGCTCCATGATAAAAAATGTAAGAACCATCGCAAGCGAGATGAGTACTGTTGAAGGAGGCACTTGTTGCGTGCCCATCGCTTGGCGCAAAAATGAAAATACGATAACAAGCCTTAAAAAACTTGTCATCATAAAAATGAGCGAAGGAGCGAGTGCAAGTGCGGTAAGAATTAGTAAAACATTTAAAGAATTCACAAGCTGCTCGGCATTTGTTGGAGAATTGAGACTTAAATTTATAGTTGGTAGCGCAGGATCAGCCCCAAAAACCGTGCAAAGTAAAACCGCTAAAGTAAGCAGTGCTTTCACGACTAATTCCTCATATCAAGGATACTTTTCTTAGTAGCCTCTTTATTTTTTGGCTCAAGCGATATGAAGTGAATTTCTACTCTATTATTCTTAGCCCTACCATCTTCTGTGCTGTTGCTAGCGATCGGATCAAACGAAGCTTTGCCAGAAGCTATTATCCTATTTTGTGGTACGCCATCGTTGATTAGCTCTTCAACCACGCTTAAAGCCCTTGCAGTTGAGAGCTGCCAGTTATTTTTATAAGCTGAGTCTTTACTTGGTTCTATATTATCTGTATGGCCGATAATATCGGCTTTTACATCATTGGGCATTTTCGCCACAATCATGCCTATTCGTTTTAAAAATAGCTTCGCATCTTCACCAGAAATTTCAGCACTATCTTTATCAAAAAGCATAGCCGCTGGAAGCCTTACGATAAAGCCATCTTCGCTCTCTTCCATAGTGATCTCAGGTGCCCCGCTAGCAGCTAGCAGCTCATTTATCT
Coding sequences within it:
- the fliP gene encoding flagellar type III secretion system pore protein FliP (The bacterial flagellar biogenesis protein FliP forms a type III secretion system (T3SS)-type pore required for flagellar assembly.), with amino-acid sequence MLTLAVLLCTVFGADPALPTINLSLNSPTNAEQLVNSLNVLLILTALALAPSLIFMMTSFLRLVIVFSFLRQAMGTQQVPPSTVLISLAMVLTFFIMEPVGQKSYNDGIKPYIAEQIGYEEMLDKSLKPFKEFMVKNTREKDLALFFRIRNLQNPANIEEIPLSIAMSAFMISELKTSFEIAFLLYLPFLVIDMVVSSVLMAMGMMMLPPVMISLPFKLLIFVLVDGWNLLIGNLVKSFH
- a CDS encoding OmpA/MotB family protein is translated as MGKLIKPEECPKCMPEWLAAFGDLMSLLLCFFVLLLSMATMDAKKMEAAVGSLAGALSVLEGGARPENQIEKETDPENTRAKKISKQKGSQSELNMNVKKINELLAASGAPEITMEESEDGFIVRLPAAMLFDKDSAEISGEDAKLFLKRIGMIVAKMPNDVKADIIGHTDNIEPSKDSAYKNNWQLSTARALSVVEELINDGVPQNRIIASGKASFDPIASNSTEDGRAKNNRVEIHFISLEPKNKEATKKSILDMRN